The proteins below are encoded in one region of Helianthus annuus cultivar XRQ/B chromosome 2, HanXRQr2.0-SUNRISE, whole genome shotgun sequence:
- the LOC110913323 gene encoding transcription factor bHLH162, whose translation MMQISNDGKKIDRKTIEKNRRTHMKKLCFKLNSLVPSLSSQPFKLFTQESQFDHSIAYIEHLRKRIEVLKDKRNEALKYVNDYPSALSCQGVSTPPSTVEVHDLDGGLKVLLISNTEKKISFSEIISIVEEGGAEVVKGGYTTADDDKVIYTLHAKARVTRIGIEVESVHQKLQELINRSSSKKEEICKTSNIRIDR comes from the exons ATGATGCAGATATCTAACGATGGCAAGAAGATTGATCGTAAAACAATAGAGAAAAATAGAAGAACGCACATGAAAAAACTTTGTTTCAAGCTTAACTCTCTTGTTCCTTCATTGTCCTCTCAACCCTTTAAG TTGTTCACGCAGGAGAGCCAGTTCGATCACTCGATTGCTTACATCGAGCACCTAAGAAAGCGAATAGAAGTTTTGAAAGACAAGAGGAACGAAGCATTGAAATATGTCAACGATTACCCGTCTGCCTTAAGTTGCCAAGGCGTAAGTACACCACCATCGACAGTGGAGGTACACGATCTGGATGGCGGTTTGAAGGTCCTTTTGATCAGCAATACAGAAAAGAAAATTTCGTTTTCTGAAATCATTAGTATAGTAGAGGAAGGAGGAGCTGAGGTGGTGAAGGGAGGTTACACCACTGCAGATGATGATAAAGTCATTTATACCCTTCATGCTAAG GCAAGAGTTACGAGGATCGGCATAGAAGTAGAAAGTGTACACCAGAAACTACAAGAGTTGATCAACAGAAGCTCCTCAAAGAAAGAAGAAATTTGTAAAACCAGTAACATTAGAATAGATAGATAG